From a region of the Labrenzia sp. CE80 genome:
- a CDS encoding DUF1330 domain-containing protein: MEVKPDIARKIEKLVDWYRSEAADACPSQTQWTQILSLPEGKPVTLINFFKFREKAAYQSEQSATATGDEAFNRYASVSIPTMEKVGGKFLHVGPFAGTFLGENEDWDLVAIGSYPDLDALYALYSDEDYRQAFHHRSAAVLRQKVVACSH; the protein is encoded by the coding sequence ATGGAAGTCAAACCGGACATCGCAAGAAAAATCGAGAAGCTCGTAGACTGGTATCGCTCCGAGGCAGCTGATGCCTGTCCCTCACAAACGCAATGGACCCAGATCCTCTCATTGCCCGAAGGCAAGCCAGTCACTTTGATCAACTTCTTCAAATTTCGAGAGAAGGCGGCCTACCAAAGCGAACAGAGTGCAACTGCTACAGGAGATGAGGCATTCAATCGCTACGCTTCGGTCAGCATTCCAACGATGGAGAAGGTTGGCGGAAAATTTCTCCACGTAGGCCCGTTTGCAGGAACGTTCCTTGGCGAAAACGAGGATTGGGATCTGGTCGCCATCGGATCCTATCCAGACTTAGACGCTCTATATGCGCTTTACAGCGATGAAGACTACCGACAAGCCTTCCATCATCGTTCGGCGGCGGTTTTGCGTCAGAAAGTCGTTGCCTGCTCACATTGA
- a CDS encoding ABC transporter ATP-binding protein, translating to MPLLEIRNLKVEFDTAKGAFKALDGVDYTVDAGEVLSIVGESGSGKSVAMLAVMGLLPETATITADVMEFEGRDLRTLSSRERRKVIGKDISMIFQEPIASLNPCFTIGFQLAETLKIHTDLSGPARKARVLELMRAVGIPDPEGRVNAFPHQMSGGQCQRVMIAMAIACSPKLLIADEPTTALDVTIQKQILDLLVQLQQESGMGLIMITHDMGVVAETADRVIVQYKGRKMEESDVLSLFENPQHTYTKALLSALPENATGDRLPTVSDFAEAGGF from the coding sequence ATGCCGCTTCTTGAAATTCGCAACCTGAAGGTCGAGTTCGACACCGCGAAAGGCGCGTTCAAGGCGCTGGATGGGGTCGACTACACGGTCGATGCGGGCGAGGTGCTGTCCATTGTCGGCGAGTCCGGTTCGGGCAAGTCGGTGGCCATGCTCGCGGTGATGGGGCTCTTGCCGGAGACGGCGACCATCACGGCAGACGTCATGGAGTTCGAGGGCAGGGACCTTCGGACCCTGTCTTCCAGGGAACGGCGGAAAGTCATCGGCAAAGACATCTCGATGATCTTCCAGGAGCCGATCGCGAGCCTCAACCCGTGTTTCACCATCGGCTTCCAACTCGCCGAGACCTTGAAGATCCACACGGACCTGAGCGGCCCGGCGCGGAAGGCGCGGGTGCTTGAGTTGATGCGCGCGGTCGGTATTCCGGATCCGGAAGGCCGCGTCAACGCTTTCCCGCACCAGATGTCAGGCGGCCAATGCCAGCGTGTCATGATCGCCATGGCGATTGCCTGTTCGCCGAAGCTCCTCATTGCCGACGAACCAACCACCGCGCTTGATGTGACGATCCAGAAGCAGATCCTGGATCTGCTGGTTCAGTTGCAGCAGGAGAGCGGTATGGGGCTGATCATGATCACCCATGACATGGGTGTGGTCGCCGAGACGGCCGATCGGGTTATCGTTCAATACAAGGGTCGCAAAATGGAAGAGTCGGATGTGCTCTCCCTCTTCGAAAATCCGCAACATACCTACACAAAGGCGCTGCTCTCGGCTTTGCCGGAAAACGCCACGGGTGACCGGTTGCCGACTGTCAGTGATTTCGCCGAAGCGGGAGGTTTCTGA
- a CDS encoding dipeptide ABC transporter ATP-binding protein: MSDDAILKVRDLYRTYDISGGLFKKASQLTAVKGVSFDVERGSTLAVVGESGCGKSTLARMLTMIDAQTSGSIEVDGLPIDISKTGISKDMRQKVQIVFQNPYGSLNPRQKIGHVLEEPLLLNTDMSAAERRDMALAMLEKVGLQPEHYGRYPHMFSGGQRQRVAIARAIMLKPKLLVLDEPVSALDLSVQAQILNLLKDLQDEMGLTYVFISHDLSVVRYLADKVMVMYFGEVVEYGTREAVFENPHHDYTKTLFAATPQADVDSIRKRLAAKAA, encoded by the coding sequence ATGAGCGACGATGCCATCTTGAAGGTTCGTGATCTCTATCGGACCTATGACATTTCCGGTGGCCTGTTCAAGAAGGCCAGTCAGCTGACCGCGGTCAAAGGTGTCAGCTTCGATGTGGAGCGCGGTTCGACACTTGCTGTTGTCGGCGAGAGTGGCTGCGGCAAGTCTACGCTTGCCCGCATGCTGACCATGATCGACGCGCAGACCTCCGGATCCATCGAGGTCGACGGCCTGCCGATCGATATCTCGAAGACCGGCATTTCCAAGGATATGCGCCAGAAGGTGCAGATTGTCTTCCAGAACCCCTACGGGTCGCTCAATCCACGTCAGAAAATCGGTCACGTACTTGAAGAGCCCCTGCTGCTCAACACCGACATGAGTGCGGCCGAGCGCCGGGATATGGCCTTGGCCATGCTGGAGAAGGTCGGGTTGCAGCCGGAGCACTATGGCCGCTATCCGCACATGTTCTCCGGCGGTCAGCGCCAGCGTGTTGCCATTGCCCGGGCTATCATGCTCAAACCCAAACTGCTGGTGCTTGACGAGCCGGTATCGGCGCTGGACCTCTCCGTTCAGGCACAGATACTGAACCTTTTGAAGGACCTTCAGGACGAGATGGGCCTGACCTATGTGTTCATCAGTCATGACCTTTCGGTCGTCCGCTATCTCGCGGACAAGGTGATGGTGATGTATTTCGGCGAGGTCGTGGAATACGGCACCCGCGAGGCGGTTTTCGAGAACCCGCACCACGACTACACGAAGACACTGTTCGCGGCGACGCCCCAAGCAGATGTCGACAGCATTCGCAAAAGGCTGGCGGCCAAAGCCGCCTGA
- a CDS encoding ABC transporter permease subunit — translation MLLEFWYYFSQNKGAVLGLAVFVLLVLVALFAPLVAPHDPDVQYRDSFLVPPVWLEGGKAAFLLGTDAVGRDILSRLIFGARFSLFIGIVVVTIALVGGIVIGLVAGYMRGFVDTFIMRVMDIILAFPSLLLALVLVAILGPGLMNAMIAIAIVLQPHFVRLTRAAVLAERSRDYVVAAKVAGAGHFRLMFKTILPNCLAPLIVQATLSFSNAILDAAALGFLGMGAQPPTPEWGTMLAEAREFILRAWWVVTFPGLAILITVLAINLVGDGLRDALDPKLKRS, via the coding sequence ATGCTGCTCGAGTTCTGGTACTATTTTTCCCAGAACAAGGGCGCGGTTCTCGGCCTCGCCGTGTTCGTGCTGCTTGTGCTGGTCGCGCTCTTTGCGCCTCTCGTTGCGCCGCATGATCCCGACGTCCAGTATCGCGACAGCTTTCTGGTTCCGCCTGTCTGGCTGGAGGGCGGCAAGGCTGCCTTTCTGCTGGGTACGGATGCGGTCGGACGCGACATCCTTTCGCGTCTGATCTTTGGCGCAAGGTTCTCGCTCTTCATCGGGATCGTCGTCGTGACGATCGCGCTGGTCGGGGGGATCGTCATCGGTCTCGTGGCCGGCTATATGCGCGGCTTCGTCGACACATTCATCATGCGCGTGATGGACATCATCCTTGCGTTTCCGTCCCTTCTGCTGGCGCTGGTTCTTGTTGCCATCCTTGGGCCGGGGCTGATGAATGCCATGATCGCCATCGCCATCGTGTTGCAGCCTCACTTCGTTCGCCTGACCCGCGCGGCGGTTCTGGCCGAAAGGTCCCGCGACTATGTGGTTGCGGCGAAAGTTGCCGGTGCCGGCCATTTCAGGCTGATGTTCAAGACCATCTTGCCGAATTGTCTGGCTCCGCTGATCGTTCAGGCGACCCTGTCGTTCTCGAATGCGATCCTTGACGCGGCAGCGCTCGGCTTCCTCGGCATGGGCGCGCAGCCGCCAACGCCCGAGTGGGGCACGATGCTGGCCGAAGCACGTGAGTTCATCCTGCGGGCCTGGTGGGTCGTGACCTTCCCCGGTCTTGCCATCCTGATCACCGTTCTGGCCATCAACCTGGTCGGCGATGGTCTGCGCGATGCGCTCGATCCCAAGCTGAAAAGGAGCTGA
- a CDS encoding TetR/AcrR family transcriptional regulator: MSRKKAAGVTYNEILDKAWNLVAKEGAQVSIQQIADAADVSRQSVYLHFKTRGGLLMALVKRADERFEVKQDFDAAIALADPVERFNKCLEVWFVFLVKISPVANDLIRLRKTDAEAAAAWEDRMTDLRSWERELIVSLERDGALLEGWTVDDATDFFWASSSVQTWDLLTGDRNWTNEKAEMVLRRVLARALLK, translated from the coding sequence GTGTCAAGAAAAAAAGCTGCGGGTGTTACCTACAATGAAATTCTGGACAAGGCCTGGAATCTGGTCGCAAAAGAGGGCGCGCAGGTCTCCATTCAGCAGATTGCTGATGCCGCTGATGTCAGTCGCCAGTCGGTTTACCTGCACTTCAAGACACGCGGAGGGCTATTGATGGCGCTGGTCAAGCGCGCGGATGAGCGCTTTGAAGTCAAACAGGATTTCGATGCGGCGATTGCGCTGGCCGATCCGGTCGAACGTTTCAACAAATGCCTTGAAGTCTGGTTCGTCTTTCTGGTCAAGATTTCGCCTGTAGCAAACGATCTCATTCGACTTCGAAAGACTGACGCGGAAGCCGCTGCGGCCTGGGAGGACCGCATGACGGACCTGCGCAGCTGGGAGCGTGAACTGATTGTGTCGCTGGAGCGTGATGGCGCGTTGCTCGAAGGCTGGACAGTGGATGATGCGACAGACTTTTTTTGGGCATCCTCTTCCGTTCAGACTTGGGACCTTTTGACCGGCGACAGGAACTGGACCAACGAAAAAGCAGAGATGGTGCTTCGCCGCGTTCTTGCTCGGGCGCTGCTGAAATAA